The window CTAGCAAATAGATGGACCAAAACGTTACTTAAACTGAAATTTTCTATAAACAATCCTCACCGTTCATATTAACTCCATTGATCAAATACTCAATCTTGATCAGATTACTAGGATATTTTCATGGTACCCCATAATATATTTGttgaacctaatgaacagtctagatcaatagaTGCAACTGTCTAGATGTCCCACTGCAACTAGCATCACTATAATCTGAAATCATTTGATCATTTCTCAAAACTAAAATACAATTACTTTGAACAAGTCATCAAACTGTTTTAACCCCAAACGTGCCAAAACTCTACACGTGTTGAGTATTCCCCACACCCAAAACCCAGTCAAATTCAAATCTCCCAACAAAACCGCCAAATTCATTTCCTATTCTCACTTCATTCCTTCACTCtcttaaaaaacaaaacaaaacaaaacaaaccccTCCAAATCCTTTTACATCATTTCCACCACCTTGCCATACCTCCAAAACCACCAAACCGCCCTCCCAAAACCACCCATGTCATCCCCCAAAACCACCTCCCCTGACCCCCCCACCCTCCCCAACCCCACCTTGGTGAAAACAACATCAAAGGCCCATTCAGCTCTCCAATCTCTCTATCTTCTCTTAGGGGACCCACTCCCACCTTCTCTCTCCTCATCAGAgactcctcctctctctctccttcacaaTACTGAAGTAGCCCAAAAAATCACTTCCCTCCTCCGTCAACCCCTCTCTGGGGCTGGCGACGACAACATCTGCCGTTGGTTATACGACACCTTCCAATCATCCAATCAAGACCTTCAACTCACCGTCCTACGCTTCCTCCCCACTCTCTCTGGTGTCTATCTAATCCGAGCCGTCGCTCGTAAACCTCTCGCAGGCTTCGAAGCTGTTTTACTAGCACTTTATGCACATGTAACAATGTCACGTTCTGCTCATCCATTAACTGTTACAATACCAGATATATCAAATCCTAGTCTGTATCATGAAAGTAGTATTCAAACTAAATCACTCTCTAAAAATAGCGCCACTGAGCTAACTGTAGCGGTTGTTTCCCCAAGTTTAGAGCCACACGGCACAGTGCGATCCACTCGAAGAGCTAGGATTGTTGGGGTTGCCTTAGAATTGTATTATACCAAGATATCACTAATGCCAGTCCAATCTAAGATAGAAT of the Magnolia sinica isolate HGM2019 chromosome 7, MsV1, whole genome shotgun sequence genome contains:
- the LOC131250567 gene encoding uncharacterized protein LOC131250567, translated to MSSPKTTSPDPPTLPNPTLVKTTSKAHSALQSLYLLLGDPLPPSLSSSETPPLSLLHNTEVAQKITSLLRQPLSGAGDDNICRWLYDTFQSSNQDLQLTVLRFLPTLSGVYLIRAVARKPLAGFEAVLLALYAHVTMSRSAHPLTVTIPDISNPSLYHESSIQTKSLSKNSATELTVAVVSPSLEPHGTVRSTRRARIVGVALELYYTKISLMPVQSKIEFCEFCEVWAGQDGDMFKGCESSTTLSGPDCIEDDINGGDEISNEDDGTTSNVMRSKSVKEECGENGGRIPLPWELLQPCLRILGHCLLGPTRSKELKKAAWATVRSLYARALHDVDPQAILATGSLLKLGKMEIDSMTEPLDDQKASSSFGQNENLVVFSA